One genomic region from Verrucomicrobiia bacterium encodes:
- a CDS encoding NPCBM/NEW2 domain-containing protein, translating into MIRRSGASAWFASRVLNLLARWLLIPVAVGAATAAEMELTLQTRDPETGELRHTPERVDPRRVGIIAVDVWNFHWCKTATMRVDAFVPRMNRALDAARDLGMTVMLCPSDVVDNYAGFPQREAVLALPLVEVPVVQEVTCPPVPDAGGCACDRERCGGNYGWDAMHPDLRVGDDDWMPDTQAEVFAICRMRGLTHLIYVGFHTQVCLLGKPMGLRAMKSAGLQCVLARDMTDAHPGYDPARGFTPDLNTDQVVQHFERHLAPTISLQDELVRLGRWDGGWVVDPVRIAPWGTRMRPHVFEHPVTVTLTAPLQPDPVIRYTLDGTSPGPTSPVYQGPFTLTRTTRIRATAFQGHRAAGLESEAFFARLGPLPPLPDVHLADLEPVRSTGFGHTYGGEVRYSGTTRPPQKDRSNVGQELRINRQVYDRGLGVHAPCALTYAVRPEYRRFVALAGVDEYLIGLGNGSNLARFPSVVFKVFLDGREVAASPVMRIQSPAWRFDVAIPEGTQTLRLVATDAGDGNREDFADWVHAGFVGSPGPR; encoded by the coding sequence ATGATCCGCCGCTCCGGTGCCTCCGCCTGGTTCGCCTCCCGCGTCCTCAACCTGCTGGCCCGCTGGCTCCTGATTCCCGTGGCGGTTGGCGCAGCGACGGCGGCGGAGATGGAACTGACGCTCCAGACCCGGGACCCCGAAACCGGGGAACTCCGGCACACCCCCGAGCGGGTGGATCCACGACGCGTGGGAATCATCGCGGTGGATGTCTGGAATTTTCACTGGTGCAAGACCGCCACCATGCGTGTGGACGCCTTCGTCCCGCGGATGAACCGGGCTCTGGATGCCGCGCGCGATCTCGGAATGACCGTGATGCTCTGTCCGAGCGACGTGGTGGACAACTATGCAGGCTTTCCCCAGCGCGAGGCCGTTCTGGCTCTGCCGCTGGTGGAGGTGCCGGTCGTCCAGGAGGTCACCTGTCCACCCGTGCCGGATGCCGGGGGCTGCGCCTGCGACCGCGAACGCTGCGGCGGCAACTATGGCTGGGACGCCATGCACCCCGACCTCCGCGTGGGAGACGACGATTGGATGCCGGACACCCAGGCCGAGGTCTTCGCCATCTGCCGGATGCGGGGCCTGACGCATTTGATCTATGTCGGGTTCCACACGCAGGTCTGCCTCCTCGGAAAGCCGATGGGGTTGCGGGCGATGAAGTCCGCCGGACTGCAGTGCGTCCTGGCCCGCGACATGACGGATGCGCACCCGGGTTACGATCCTGCCCGTGGGTTCACACCCGACCTGAACACCGACCAGGTCGTGCAGCACTTCGAGCGGCACCTGGCGCCGACGATCAGCCTCCAGGACGAACTGGTGCGGCTGGGACGGTGGGACGGCGGGTGGGTCGTGGACCCGGTGCGCATCGCGCCATGGGGCACCCGGATGCGGCCACATGTTTTCGAACATCCCGTGACTGTCACGCTGACTGCGCCGCTGCAGCCGGACCCGGTGATTCGCTACACCCTGGATGGCACGTCTCCGGGCCCGACGTCCCCCGTTTACCAGGGGCCATTCACCCTGACCCGCACCACTCGGATTCGAGCGACCGCGTTTCAAGGACATCGCGCCGCTGGTCTGGAGTCGGAGGCCTTTTTCGCCAGGCTGGGACCGTTACCGCCCCTGCCGGATGTCCACCTGGCGGACCTCGAACCGGTCCGCAGTACCGGATTTGGCCACACGTACGGTGGCGAGGTTCGTTACTCCGGCACCACCCGGCCGCCGCAGAAGGACCGGTCCAACGTGGGGCAGGAGCTCAGGATCAATCGCCAGGTTTACGATCGCGGCTTGGGTGTCCACGCTCCATGTGCCCTGACCTACGCGGTCCGGCCGGAGTACCGCCGGTTCGTCGCGCTCGCCGGTGTGGATGAGTACCTGATCGGTTTGGGGAATGGCTCAAACCTCGCCCGTTTTCCCAGCGTGGTCTTCAAAGTGTTCCTCGATGGGCGCGAAGTGGCCGCAAGCCCCGTGATGCGCATCCAGTCCCCGGCGTGGCGCTTTGACGTCGCGATTCCGGAGGGCACGCAAACCCTTCGCCTCGTGGCCACGGATGCCGGCGATGGCAACCGCGAGGATTTTGCCGACTGGGTTCACGCCGGCTTCGTGGGGTCACCGGGTCCGCGATGA
- a CDS encoding fuconate dehydratase yields MNPDPDYSSAYVVLHTDGPLEGHGSAFTIGRGNEIVCAAIRAHEPLVVGRTLDEFIENPGSFWRHLNGDSQLRWIGPDKGAIHLGLAAVVNALWDLWAKSAAKPLWRLLADLTPEAFVRCVDFRYLTDVLTPEAAVDLLARAAPGKADRVARLIAEGHPAYTTSAGWLGYPDDKIRRLCREAIADGWNHLKVKVGRDLEDDRRRLTIIREEIGWERQLMVDANQVWEVPQAIAWMRELAPFRPLWIEEPTSPDDVLGHAAIARALEPLGIGVATGEHGMNRVLFKQLMQSRAIRYCQLDACRVGGVNENLAILLLAAHFGVPVCPHAGGVGLCEFVQHLAMADYVAVGASWDGRLCEYVDHLHEHFVDPCRIQGGRYQAPAVPGFSTEMLASSRAAHRYPGR; encoded by the coding sequence ATGAACCCGGATCCGGACTACTCGTCGGCCTACGTGGTCCTGCACACCGACGGGCCGCTCGAAGGCCACGGATCCGCGTTTACCATCGGCCGGGGCAACGAGATCGTGTGCGCGGCGATTCGTGCCCATGAACCCCTGGTGGTGGGGCGGACGCTCGACGAGTTCATTGAGAACCCCGGGAGTTTTTGGCGGCACCTGAACGGCGACTCGCAGCTCCGATGGATCGGCCCCGACAAGGGCGCGATCCACCTGGGGCTGGCCGCGGTCGTGAATGCGCTCTGGGACCTGTGGGCAAAGTCGGCCGCCAAGCCCCTGTGGCGGTTGCTGGCGGATCTCACCCCGGAAGCGTTCGTCCGGTGTGTGGACTTCCGTTATCTCACCGACGTCCTGACCCCGGAAGCCGCCGTGGACCTGCTCGCCCGGGCGGCGCCCGGCAAGGCGGACCGCGTCGCCCGGCTCATTGCCGAGGGGCACCCGGCATACACCACCAGCGCCGGATGGCTTGGATATCCCGATGACAAGATCCGCCGGCTCTGCCGGGAGGCCATCGCCGATGGCTGGAATCACTTGAAGGTGAAGGTGGGCCGGGATCTGGAGGACGACCGGCGTCGGTTGACCATCATCCGCGAGGAAATCGGATGGGAGCGGCAGTTGATGGTGGATGCGAACCAGGTTTGGGAGGTCCCGCAGGCCATCGCCTGGATGCGTGAGCTCGCGCCGTTTCGTCCGCTGTGGATCGAAGAACCCACCTCCCCCGACGACGTCCTTGGCCATGCCGCCATTGCCCGGGCCCTCGAACCGCTCGGCATCGGGGTGGCCACCGGCGAACACGGGATGAACCGGGTGTTGTTCAAGCAGCTGATGCAGTCGCGGGCCATCCGGTACTGCCAGTTGGATGCCTGCCGCGTCGGGGGCGTGAATGAAAACCTGGCGATCCTCCTGCTGGCGGCTCATTTTGGAGTTCCAGTTTGCCCGCACGCTGGTGGGGTCGGCCTGTGCGAATTCGTGCAACACCTCGCCATGGCGGACTACGTCGCCGTGGGCGCCTCTTGGGACGGCCGCCTGTGCGAATACGTGGATCACCTGCACGAGCACTTCGTGGATCCCTGCCGGATCCAGGGCGGTCGCTACCAGGCGCCGGCGGTTCCAGGATTCAGCACGGAAATGTTGGCCTCCAGTCGCGCGGCCCACCGGTATCCGGGCCGGTGA
- a CDS encoding PD40 domain-containing protein, translated as MGPVIAAGAGLSACRVPELQRASAKPPGRLMFTSRGRTVVIQADGTGERVLSFQAPDQVTWQPGPFLSDGRRLLVLSMEARRDGPGRPFSEYYHQTPTHIWLYDPDRETLMEIVTMDRLAVFYTPALLLSDQRLLVQVVQDAGGQILSMNLDGSDAREFTRLGEGLPYGLSLSPDGRRVAYHLASPTGYQIWTSNTAGSDRTLVAAHPDHLYFGPAWSPNGEWLAFSDCHFRGDPGHDWCDVVLARPDGAEQRVLTPGQAMWFAATYGNPQERGGGSNLVGWTRDGQILFPRRLPGSRVAWEYQAGRPDTDHFNRDYKPELACGGVEICRLDPTNGRGTRLTQGGSLAWDFRAVESPDGSMIAFCRAGTGGLPALWVMDSNGGNERLLTRGLEGGGAEHPRWMPEPS; from the coding sequence ATGGGTCCCGTCATCGCTGCGGGCGCCGGGCTGTCGGCATGCCGTGTTCCCGAGCTGCAACGCGCCTCCGCGAAGCCTCCCGGGCGCCTGATGTTCACCTCGCGGGGTCGCACCGTCGTAATTCAGGCTGACGGCACCGGGGAGCGTGTCCTCAGTTTCCAGGCACCTGACCAGGTCACCTGGCAACCGGGGCCGTTCCTGTCGGATGGCCGGCGTCTCCTGGTGTTGAGCATGGAGGCCCGGCGCGACGGTCCGGGCCGGCCGTTTTCCGAGTACTACCACCAGACTCCGACGCACATCTGGCTGTACGATCCGGACCGGGAGACGCTGATGGAGATCGTCACGATGGACCGGCTGGCCGTGTTTTACACCCCGGCCCTGCTGCTCTCCGACCAGCGCCTGCTGGTGCAGGTGGTCCAGGATGCAGGCGGGCAGATCCTCAGCATGAACCTGGACGGCAGCGACGCCCGGGAGTTTACGCGGCTGGGCGAAGGGCTGCCGTACGGCTTGAGCCTGAGTCCGGATGGACGGCGCGTGGCGTATCACCTTGCCAGTCCGACCGGCTACCAGATCTGGACGAGCAACACGGCGGGTTCCGACCGCACGCTGGTGGCGGCGCATCCGGATCATTTGTACTTCGGCCCGGCGTGGTCGCCGAACGGGGAATGGCTGGCGTTTTCCGACTGCCACTTCCGGGGCGATCCGGGACATGACTGGTGCGATGTGGTCCTCGCGCGCCCGGACGGCGCGGAACAGCGCGTCCTGACCCCGGGTCAGGCGATGTGGTTTGCAGCCACCTACGGGAATCCGCAGGAACGTGGGGGTGGATCGAATCTTGTGGGCTGGACCCGGGACGGGCAGATCCTCTTTCCGCGAAGGCTTCCCGGCTCGCGTGTCGCCTGGGAGTACCAGGCCGGGCGTCCCGACACCGATCATTTCAACCGCGACTACAAGCCGGAACTCGCCTGCGGTGGCGTCGAGATTTGCCGGTTGGATCCAACCAACGGTCGCGGGACCCGGTTGACGCAGGGCGGGTCCCTGGCTTGGGACTTTCGCGCGGTGGAATCGCCCGACGGGAGCATGATTGCCTTCTGTCGTGCCGGCACGGGCGGCCTTCCGGCCCTCTGGGTGATGGACTCCAACGGTGGGAACGAGCGTCTGTTGACTCGCGGCCTTGAGGGCGGGGGGGCCGAGCATCCCCGTTGGATGCCGGAGCCATCGTGA